The proteins below come from a single Bactrocera dorsalis isolate Fly_Bdor chromosome 5, ASM2337382v1, whole genome shotgun sequence genomic window:
- the LOC105227344 gene encoding RNA-binding protein Rsf1, producing the protein MGDQRGTRVYVGNLTDKVKKDDLEGEFTKYGKLNSVWIAFNPPGFAFVEFEHRDDAEKACDVLNGTEMLGSQLRVEISKGRPRQGRRGMGDRGRRDFGRRSNSGGGGGGYRQRGSGSGGGRYHDRGYSGGGGRQGGGYSSRDGGSSGFNRRDVYGSSSGGRDSGRSFGGSGGYGSGSGGRSGGSSQGGGRFRSRSPVGHRF; encoded by the coding sequence ATGGGTGATCAACGAGGCACACGCGTTTATGTCGGTAATTTAACCGATAAAGTGAAGAAGGATGATCTAGAAGGAGAATTCACAAAGTATGGCAAGTTAAATTCTGTTTGGATTGCTTTTAATCCACCAGGTTTCGCTTTTGTTGAGTTCGAGCATCGCGATGATGCCGAAAAAGCCTGTGACGTGCTCAATGGTACAGAAATGCTGGGCTCACAATTGCGTGTAGAAATCTCCAAGGGACGGCCACGTCAAGGTCGTCGTGGTATGGGCGACCGTGGTCGACGTGACTTCGGCCGCCGTAGCAATagcggtggtggtggcggtggatACCGTCAACGTGGCTCCGGTAGCGGCGGTGGACGTTACCACGACCGTGGCTATTCCGGCGGTGGTGGCCGTCAAGGTGGCGGTTACAGCAGCCGTGATGGCGGCAGTAGTGGCTTCAATCGACGCGACGTTTACGGTAGCAGCAGCGGTGGACGAGATAGTGGACGCTCATTCGGCGGTAGTGGTGGATACGGTAGCGGAAGTGGCGGACGCAGTGGTGGCAGCAGCCAAGGTGGAGGACGCTTCAGATCGCGTTCACCAGTCGGTCATCGCTTCTAA
- the LOC105227345 gene encoding protein FRG1 homolog — MSAYDNVRVGKLVLKGEKPKKSKKHKRDKEHKEKDKAKKRKTEVDEDALRHGGWWLAKSVPEITGAVAIEFGERAYLKALDNGLFTLGPPHNDGEGPDPEEVFTAFSINETKISIKSGYGKYLKIEKDGMVTGRSEAVGSMEQWEPIFQDGKMALLSETGFFMSIDPEDDACVALRRKVTEHEICKIRCNAQREAEEDEEPKEEKGDLTEVEKNYVKKFQKFQDKKLRINKNDIKELEVAKDHGTLHEALLDRRSKMKADRYCK; from the exons ATGTCCGCATATGATAACGTCAGGGTTGGAAAATTGGTGTTAAAGGGCGAAAAgccaaa aaagTCAAAAAAGCACAAACGAGACAAGGAGCACAAAGAGAAAGATAAGGCGAAGAAACGCAAAACAGAGGTAGATGAGGATGCACTTCGTCATGGAGGTTGGTGGTTGGCAAAAAGTGTACCTGAAATCACCGGAGCAGTTGCTATTGAGTTTGGAGAACGTGCTTATTTAAAAGCACTTGATAATGGACTATTTACGCTAGGGCCGCCGCACAATGACGGCGAAGGCCCAGACCCAGAAGAAGTATTTACagcattttcaataaatgagACAAAGATATCCATTAAATCTGGCtacggaaaatatttgaaaatagaaaaagatGGCATGGTTACTGGGCGCTCAGAGGCGGTCGGGAGTATGGAGCAGTGGGAGCCCATATTTCAA GATGGCAAAATGGCCTTATTATCTGAAACCGGTTTTTTCATGTCAATCGATCCCGAAGATGATGCATGCGTAGCGCTACGCAGAAAAGTTACCGAACatgaaatatgtaaaatacGCTGCAACGCACAACGTGAAGCAGAGGAGGACGAGGAACCGAAGGAAGAAAAGGGCGACTTAAcagaagttgagaaaaattatgT aaaaaagttccaaaaattcCAGGACAAGAAATTGCGCATCAACAAGAATGACATCAAGGAACTAGAAGTGGCAAAAGACCATGGCACTTTACATGAGGCGCTGTTAGATCGCCGTAGTAAAATGAAAGCAGACagatattgtaaataa
- the LOC105227346 gene encoding DCN1-like protein 5 isoform X2 yields MPRGKRRSNHDMGGEEERTTSKRQRGGYATTQNTSRRHIKAEDSFSQKRCVDWFCKYTNPDEPDTLGPDGMEKFCDDIGVEPENVVMLVLAYKMGATQMGFFSRCEWLKGLTELECDSAAKMQSKLEYLKSILNDPNVFKSIYRYAYDFAKDSDQRSMDINTAKAMLQLLLGKHWPLYPHFAQFLDQSKYKVINKDQWCNILEFSRTINNELTNYDIDGAWPVMLDEFVEWLRLQRTCTSSTILS; encoded by the exons ATGCCCCGCGGTAAACGACGTTCTAATCACGATATGGGAGGCGAAGAGGAGCGTACAACTTCCAAACGACAACGCGGTGGTTATGCGACAACACAAAATACCAGCAG aCGTCACATCAAGGCTGAAGACAGTTTCAGCCAAAAGCGTTGTGTCGACTGGTTTTGCAAATATACAAACCCAGATGAGCCAGATACGCTAG GTCCTGATGGTATGGAAAAATTCTGCGATGATATTGGTGtggaaccagaaaatgttgtgATGCTTGTGCTAGCCTACAAAATGGGCGCTACACAAATGGGTTTCTTCAGCCGTTGTGAATGGTTAAAGGGCCTCACTGAGTTAGAATGTGATTCTGCTGCAAAAATGCAATCTAAAttagaatatttaaaaagtatacTCAACGATCCAAATGTCTTCAAAAGCATATACAGATATGCCTACGATTTTGCCAAG GATTCCGATCAGCGTAGCATGGATATAAATACAGCAAAAGCAATGCTGCAATTGCTGCTTGGCAAACATTGGCCGCTTTACCCGCATTTCGCGCAATTCCTTGATCAATCAAAGTACAAAGTTATTAATAAAGATCAGTGGTGCAACATACTCGAGTTCTCACGCACAATTAACAATGAATTAACGAACTACGATATCGATGGCGCAT GGCCTGTTATGTTGGATGAATTCGTGGAATGGTTACGACTGCAACGCACATGTACGAGTTCTACAATATTAAGctga
- the LOC105227346 gene encoding DCN1-like protein 5 isoform X1, whose translation MCYFITIVSHKFESGRVAAKSAIMKLKIPKINIANRRHIKAEDSFSQKRCVDWFCKYTNPDEPDTLGPDGMEKFCDDIGVEPENVVMLVLAYKMGATQMGFFSRCEWLKGLTELECDSAAKMQSKLEYLKSILNDPNVFKSIYRYAYDFAKDSDQRSMDINTAKAMLQLLLGKHWPLYPHFAQFLDQSKYKVINKDQWCNILEFSRTINNELTNYDIDGAWPVMLDEFVEWLRLQRTCTSSTILS comes from the exons ATGTGCTATTTCATTACGATTGTTAGTCATAAATTTGAAAGTGGAAGAGTTGCAGCTAAAAGCGCAATAATGAAGTTAAAAATACCAAAGATTAATATAGCAAACAG aCGTCACATCAAGGCTGAAGACAGTTTCAGCCAAAAGCGTTGTGTCGACTGGTTTTGCAAATATACAAACCCAGATGAGCCAGATACGCTAG GTCCTGATGGTATGGAAAAATTCTGCGATGATATTGGTGtggaaccagaaaatgttgtgATGCTTGTGCTAGCCTACAAAATGGGCGCTACACAAATGGGTTTCTTCAGCCGTTGTGAATGGTTAAAGGGCCTCACTGAGTTAGAATGTGATTCTGCTGCAAAAATGCAATCTAAAttagaatatttaaaaagtatacTCAACGATCCAAATGTCTTCAAAAGCATATACAGATATGCCTACGATTTTGCCAAG GATTCCGATCAGCGTAGCATGGATATAAATACAGCAAAAGCAATGCTGCAATTGCTGCTTGGCAAACATTGGCCGCTTTACCCGCATTTCGCGCAATTCCTTGATCAATCAAAGTACAAAGTTATTAATAAAGATCAGTGGTGCAACATACTCGAGTTCTCACGCACAATTAACAATGAATTAACGAACTACGATATCGATGGCGCAT GGCCTGTTATGTTGGATGAATTCGTGGAATGGTTACGACTGCAACGCACATGTACGAGTTCTACAATATTAAGctga
- the LOC105227346 gene encoding DCN1-like protein 4 isoform X3, which produces MEKRHIKAEDSFSQKRCVDWFCKYTNPDEPDTLGPDGMEKFCDDIGVEPENVVMLVLAYKMGATQMGFFSRCEWLKGLTELECDSAAKMQSKLEYLKSILNDPNVFKSIYRYAYDFAKDSDQRSMDINTAKAMLQLLLGKHWPLYPHFAQFLDQSKYKVINKDQWCNILEFSRTINNELTNYDIDGAWPVMLDEFVEWLRLQRTCTSSTILS; this is translated from the exons atggaaaa aCGTCACATCAAGGCTGAAGACAGTTTCAGCCAAAAGCGTTGTGTCGACTGGTTTTGCAAATATACAAACCCAGATGAGCCAGATACGCTAG GTCCTGATGGTATGGAAAAATTCTGCGATGATATTGGTGtggaaccagaaaatgttgtgATGCTTGTGCTAGCCTACAAAATGGGCGCTACACAAATGGGTTTCTTCAGCCGTTGTGAATGGTTAAAGGGCCTCACTGAGTTAGAATGTGATTCTGCTGCAAAAATGCAATCTAAAttagaatatttaaaaagtatacTCAACGATCCAAATGTCTTCAAAAGCATATACAGATATGCCTACGATTTTGCCAAG GATTCCGATCAGCGTAGCATGGATATAAATACAGCAAAAGCAATGCTGCAATTGCTGCTTGGCAAACATTGGCCGCTTTACCCGCATTTCGCGCAATTCCTTGATCAATCAAAGTACAAAGTTATTAATAAAGATCAGTGGTGCAACATACTCGAGTTCTCACGCACAATTAACAATGAATTAACGAACTACGATATCGATGGCGCAT GGCCTGTTATGTTGGATGAATTCGTGGAATGGTTACGACTGCAACGCACATGTACGAGTTCTACAATATTAAGctga